The window ATGGTTTTCTGCCTAGGATCTTCTCGGTATCAAATATATTGTATATTTCTGGATCCTTCATCAGTCCATCTGCGTGGATTCCTGCTCTAGTGACATTGAAAAAGTCTCCTACAAACGGCTTTTGGGGATCTATTTTATCTCCTATTTCTTTCTCATAATATTCCTTGATCTCGGTTATGACTTTAAGATTCATATTCCCAGTTTTACCTTTTATAGCATGATACCAGAATATTATTTGCTCTAGAGGGGCATTTCCTGTTCTTTCTCCAGTGCCAAGTAGTGAAGCGTTAACTGACGATGCTCCATAAAGCCAACCTACCACGGAATTAATAACAACAGCTCCGAAGTCATTGTGCATGTGCATTTCTAGCATCTCTGAAGGGACGCCAGCATCTTCTCTTAGGTAATACACTATCTTCGGAATACTTCTAGGTAGTGATGCAGTAGGAAATGGAACTCCATATCCCATGGTGTCACATATCCTTATCGTTATCTTCGTTTTACTTTCTTGACTTATTTTCATAAGTTTTTGCGCAAAGGGTAGGACAAATCCAAAAATATCAACTCTGGTTATATCTTCAAAGTGGCACCTGATTTCCTTGTAGCCAAGCTCTATAGCCTTCCTTACCGCTGAAAGGTACATATCTTCTGCCTTTTTGCGGTCTAATTTCAGTTTTTTGTAAATGTGAT is drawn from Brevinematia bacterium and contains these coding sequences:
- a CDS encoding 2-isopropylmalate synthase, which produces MFPYSRPTVIEFDGLIPPQHIPDEIWITDTTFRDGQQGRDPYTVKQIVDIFNLLVKLDNNSGIIRETEFFLYSSKDKEAASKCMEVNAKYPKITGWVRATSEDLKIPINMGIQKTGILTSVSDYHIYKKLKLDRKKAEDMYLSAVRKAIELGYKEIRCHFEDITRVDIFGFVLPFAQKLMKISQESKTKITIRICDTMGYGVPFPTASLPRSIPKIVYYLREDAGVPSEMLEMHMHNDFGAVVINSVVGWLYGASSVNASLLGTGERTGNAPLEQIIFWYHAIKGKTGNMNLKVITEIKEYYEKEIGDKIDPQKPFVGDFFNVTRAGIHADGLMKDPEIYNIFDTEKILGRKPLVIITDKSGTAGIAYWINSYFNLEGEKRLSKDNQGVKLIYQEVIDMYEKGKVGAVSVEEMLYLVKKHIPEISSI